One segment of Pontibacter akesuensis DNA contains the following:
- a CDS encoding Gfo/Idh/MocA family oxidoreductase: MKNNLIVGAGQLGSRHLQGLLKYNKPQNIFVIDPSVESLRIAQQRSGEVEHMHKVYFVSNWDKLPNNIDIAIIATNAGVRESVVTKLLEDHAVKFLILEKVLFQKQKSYDEVRAMLLDKGVATWVNHPRRMMRHFQQIKQEIQSVGTSITLHTYGMNWGLACNGIHFIDLVSYLSGSSVDTLDAVWVENEVLDSKRSGHIEFVGTIKGTLENGSLFTITSDRGTPGILTTSISADKYRWIVTEGAGNEVVSFNHENKAVVSEYTVEYQSTLTTRLAEQLFKKGTCDLPTYEEAYQAHVPYLEVLLEKYQQLSGQLTDTCPIT, translated from the coding sequence ATGAAAAACAATCTAATAGTTGGTGCAGGACAACTTGGTAGCAGGCATCTGCAAGGGCTTTTAAAGTACAACAAACCCCAAAATATATTTGTGATTGACCCATCAGTGGAGTCATTGAGAATAGCACAGCAACGGTCTGGAGAGGTTGAACATATGCACAAGGTATATTTTGTATCTAACTGGGATAAGCTGCCTAACAATATAGATATAGCGATCATTGCTACAAATGCAGGTGTTAGAGAAAGTGTAGTAACAAAGCTACTTGAAGATCATGCTGTTAAATTTTTAATCTTGGAAAAGGTGCTGTTTCAAAAACAGAAATCCTATGATGAGGTTAGAGCAATGCTGTTAGACAAGGGAGTCGCCACTTGGGTGAATCATCCAAGAAGAATGATGAGGCACTTTCAGCAAATCAAACAAGAGATACAGAGTGTAGGTACTAGTATAACCCTTCATACCTATGGCATGAACTGGGGTTTAGCCTGTAATGGAATACATTTTATTGACCTAGTCTCATACTTATCCGGTTCATCGGTGGATACACTGGATGCGGTGTGGGTAGAGAACGAAGTTTTAGATAGTAAACGATCTGGGCACATTGAATTTGTTGGAACCATCAAGGGCACTCTAGAGAATGGGAGCTTATTTACAATCACTTCTGATAGGGGAACTCCAGGTATATTAACCACCAGTATCTCAGCAGATAAATATAGATGGATTGTTACTGAGGGAGCAGGCAACGAGGTAGTGAGCTTCAATCATGAAAACAAAGCAGTGGTTTCAGAATATACAGTAGAATATCAAAGCACTCTTACAACAAGGCTGGCAGAACAACTTTTCAAAAAAGGAACTTGTGACTTACCTACATACGAAGAGGCGTATCAAGCGCATGTTCCATACCTTGAAGTATTACTAGAAAAGTATCAGCAATTGTCGGGGCAGCTTACAGACACGTGCCCAATTACCTAA
- a CDS encoding nucleotidyltransferase family protein encodes MIDYRKHIIKSQSTLKEALVQLNELALDAILFVVDEKERLLGSLTDGDIRRGFLKGLTLEDLVDSFTQPNPKFVQRGNYTIDEVITYRKNNYKIIPVLCKEGRIANIINFRFLKSYLPIDAILMAGGRGERLRPHTDTTPKPLLKIGDKPIIEHNIDRLVSFGIDDIWISVRYLGEQLEEYFADGSSKYINIKYVWEDAPLGTLGAVSKIKDLQHDYILVSNSDLLTNLDYEDFFIDFIKKDAAISVVTIPYTVKVPYAVLETEDNNIKSFKEKPSYTYYSNGGIYLLKKEVLEYIPRDSFYNTTDLMELLIKKGMKVNSYPLRGYWLDIGKPEDFQKAQEDIHHIKF; translated from the coding sequence ATGATCGATTACCGAAAGCATATCATAAAGAGCCAGTCGACTTTAAAAGAGGCTTTAGTTCAGTTAAATGAGCTGGCACTCGATGCAATACTTTTTGTTGTGGATGAGAAGGAAAGACTACTTGGCTCCTTAACTGACGGAGATATACGCCGCGGCTTCTTGAAGGGGTTGACATTAGAAGACTTAGTTGACAGCTTTACGCAGCCGAACCCTAAGTTTGTACAGCGAGGCAACTATACGATTGATGAAGTTATAACCTATCGTAAAAATAATTATAAAATAATACCAGTCCTTTGCAAGGAAGGAAGGATAGCTAATATTATAAACTTTAGATTTTTAAAATCCTACCTGCCCATTGATGCTATCTTAATGGCGGGAGGAAGAGGAGAACGGTTACGCCCTCATACAGATACGACACCTAAACCTTTGCTTAAGATTGGAGATAAACCCATCATAGAGCATAATATAGACCGGTTAGTTAGCTTCGGTATTGACGATATATGGATATCTGTGAGATACTTAGGGGAACAACTGGAGGAATACTTTGCTGATGGCAGCTCTAAGTATATAAATATAAAATACGTTTGGGAAGATGCGCCACTTGGTACTCTAGGTGCTGTTAGCAAAATTAAGGATCTTCAACATGACTATATTTTGGTTTCCAACTCTGATCTGCTTACCAACCTTGATTATGAAGACTTTTTTATTGACTTCATTAAAAAAGATGCAGCTATTTCTGTAGTCACTATTCCTTATACAGTAAAAGTGCCCTACGCAGTATTAGAAACGGAAGATAACAACATCAAGAGTTTTAAGGAGAAACCTTCCTATACATATTACTCAAATGGTGGGATATACCTACTTAAGAAAGAAGTTCTTGAGTATATCCCTAGAGATAGCTTCTATAATACGACTGATTTAATGGAGCTGTTGATTAAGAAGGGCATGAAGGTAAACTCCTATCCATTGAGAGGGTACTGGTTAGATATTGGCAAGCCTGAAGATTTCCAAAAAGCTCAGGAAGACATACACCATATAAAATTCTAG
- a CDS encoding serine O-acetyltransferase → MTKNKFSSDYYRYRKKGEKANFISKLFAGPGVKFMYLFRMCNFYSPLHPLGFIARFFFSRMQVKYGFQIPHTCKVGSGLFLGHYGSIVINQHAILGENCNVAQGVTIGHVSRGAKKGSPIIGDRVWIGANAVVVGNIRIGNDVLIAPLSFVNFDVPDHAVVVGNPAKVVSMKGSGGYIKNI, encoded by the coding sequence TTGACAAAAAATAAGTTTAGTTCCGACTATTACAGATATAGAAAGAAAGGAGAAAAAGCGAATTTCATATCAAAGCTTTTTGCAGGACCGGGAGTTAAGTTTATGTACCTTTTCAGGATGTGTAATTTTTATAGCCCTTTACACCCCCTCGGTTTTATAGCCAGATTTTTCTTTAGTAGAATGCAGGTTAAGTATGGGTTTCAAATACCTCATACTTGTAAGGTTGGAAGCGGCCTGTTTTTAGGACACTATGGGTCGATAGTAATAAACCAGCATGCTATACTAGGCGAGAACTGTAATGTTGCGCAAGGAGTAACAATCGGGCATGTGAGCAGGGGAGCTAAGAAAGGCAGCCCTATAATAGGAGATAGAGTTTGGATTGGAGCGAACGCTGTAGTTGTGGGAAATATTAGGATAGGAAATGATGTGCTGATAGCACCGTTATCATTTGTTAATTTTGATGTCCCCGATCATGCGGTTGTAGTAGGTAATCCTGCTAAAGTTGTGAGCATGAAGGGTAGTGGAGGATATATCAAAAATATTTAA
- the neuC gene encoding UDP-N-acetylglucosamine 2-epimerase, which translates to MERRKKVLAVTGARSEYDLLVSVYEKLANDNRFDFSIVVTGPHLSDNFGYTARYVENDGFKIEDYIFNLLDTNSKVGRISSIGYQIPALAQTFLRVKPDIILVAGDREEAISVTMTAAFLNIAVAHFFGGDIAKDGNIDNSVRYAASKFAHLHFPSLEAHKENLIRLGEDEWRINVVGNPALDRFVNTPYVSKEELSKRLDFNVVDEAYFVLIQHSIITEVEDQEKHIQETLIAIQKSGVKCFINYPNSDPGNYAIVEAYKDYSAKYPEQFMLFQNLDRITYVNLLRHATCLLGNSSSGLLEAPSLGLPAINIGSRQRGRACGSNVIFVNNEESEISRAIDKVLTDDEFLAGVATKYNPYGDGNASEKIVKILAELEVNDTLIYKNITY; encoded by the coding sequence ATGGAACGTAGGAAAAAGGTATTAGCTGTCACTGGTGCTCGATCTGAATATGATTTATTAGTTTCTGTTTATGAGAAGCTAGCAAACGATAATCGATTTGACTTTAGTATTGTCGTAACCGGACCTCATTTATCTGATAACTTCGGATATACTGCCCGCTATGTTGAAAATGATGGGTTCAAGATTGAAGATTATATCTTCAACTTACTAGACACAAATAGTAAAGTTGGAAGAATTTCCTCAATTGGGTATCAAATTCCTGCTCTAGCGCAAACTTTTCTCAGGGTAAAGCCAGATATTATTTTAGTTGCAGGTGATAGAGAAGAAGCTATTTCTGTCACGATGACCGCAGCCTTTCTAAATATAGCAGTTGCACATTTCTTTGGAGGAGATATTGCCAAAGATGGCAATATTGATAATTCTGTAAGATATGCAGCAAGCAAGTTTGCACATTTACATTTTCCATCACTTGAGGCTCATAAAGAGAATCTGATTAGATTGGGTGAGGATGAGTGGAGGATTAATGTTGTAGGAAATCCTGCCTTAGATAGATTTGTAAATACTCCTTACGTCTCTAAAGAAGAGCTAAGTAAGCGACTAGATTTTAATGTTGTCGATGAGGCCTATTTTGTGCTTATCCAACATTCAATTATTACAGAAGTAGAGGACCAAGAAAAGCACATACAAGAAACGCTAATAGCAATACAAAAATCAGGAGTTAAGTGCTTTATTAATTATCCAAATTCTGATCCTGGAAACTACGCAATTGTTGAAGCTTATAAAGATTATTCAGCTAAGTATCCTGAGCAGTTTATGCTTTTTCAAAATTTGGACAGAATTACTTATGTAAACCTGTTAAGGCATGCTACTTGCCTTTTAGGCAATTCTAGTTCAGGCTTGCTTGAGGCACCGTCTTTGGGTTTACCAGCAATAAACATAGGAAGTAGACAACGTGGTAGAGCATGCGGAAGTAATGTTATTTTTGTGAATAATGAAGAAAGTGAAATATCAAGAGCTATAGACAAAGTGCTTACTGATGATGAGTTTCTTGCAGGTGTAGCCACCAAGTACAACCCATATGGAGACGGTAATGCTTCAGAAAAGATCGTTAAGATATTAGCAGAACTTGAAGTGAATGACACATTAATTTATAAAAATATAACTTACTAA
- a CDS encoding polysaccharide deacetylase family protein encodes MNKIDEILSSRKIVTYHKIKQKNNLLKHFELFQKEKVAVTVDDGDVSFYSYMFPLLKQSRIPAVLFIITELIDTNKPFWWDELVYLLGDTEGEKKVWQVKGWTNNERVEYLKKLREKSDKPALEQVQLTTDQLREMQEAGVIIANHSHTHPMFDKCTAEELKQEFHNSKAFFQKHGLAGYEYFAYPNGNSSELAERIAIEEGVKAMFLFDHKLRSNISNPYRISRLSVTDQTSINKLRFILSGWHSKLLPFRKDIYRIVSRVRS; translated from the coding sequence ATGAATAAAATTGATGAGATACTGTCCTCTCGTAAAATAGTTACTTACCACAAGATTAAGCAGAAGAACAATCTGTTGAAGCATTTTGAGTTGTTTCAAAAAGAAAAAGTAGCTGTCACCGTCGATGATGGGGACGTCTCTTTTTATAGCTATATGTTCCCTCTGCTAAAGCAGAGCAGAATACCTGCTGTTTTATTTATCATAACTGAGCTAATTGATACGAACAAACCTTTTTGGTGGGATGAACTTGTGTATCTTCTCGGGGACACTGAAGGAGAAAAGAAAGTTTGGCAAGTTAAAGGTTGGACAAACAATGAGAGAGTTGAGTATCTAAAGAAACTTAGGGAAAAATCAGACAAACCGGCGCTTGAGCAAGTGCAGCTAACAACTGATCAGCTAAGAGAAATGCAAGAAGCTGGAGTTATCATAGCGAATCATTCCCATACGCATCCCATGTTTGATAAGTGTACTGCTGAAGAACTGAAGCAGGAATTTCATAATTCTAAAGCTTTCTTTCAGAAGCATGGGCTAGCTGGGTATGAATATTTTGCTTACCCAAATGGTAACTCGAGCGAGCTCGCAGAAAGAATTGCAATAGAGGAGGGCGTGAAAGCTATGTTTCTGTTTGACCACAAGTTACGAAGTAACATTAGTAATCCTTACCGCATTTCAAGGTTAAGTGTAACAGACCAGACAAGTATTAATAAGTTGCGCTTTATTCTCAGCGGTTGGCATTCAAAACTTCTGCCTTTCAGAAAAGATATTTATAGGATAGTAAGCAGAGTAAGGTCGTAG
- a CDS encoding PIG-L deacetylase family protein — translation MRVIVISAHPDDEVLGVGGALLKHKKNGDEIYWLIVTNIFEKDGFSESRVRTRQEEIVRVADLLGVKQTFKLDYPTMTLSSSSLIKMVPEISAIFQEVKPEIIYSLNRSDAHSDHRVIFDAVMACTKSFRYPFIKRVLMYECISETEFAPVLPEKAFLPNYFIDISEHLEQKLEIMKIYESELGEHPFPRSLENIKALAHFRGASVGVHYAEAFQLIKYIDK, via the coding sequence ATGAGAGTAATAGTTATTTCTGCTCATCCGGATGATGAAGTTCTTGGTGTAGGCGGTGCTTTACTCAAGCATAAGAAAAATGGGGATGAAATATATTGGTTGATCGTTACCAATATATTCGAAAAGGATGGTTTTTCGGAGAGTAGGGTTAGAACAAGGCAGGAAGAAATTGTAAGGGTTGCAGACCTGCTAGGTGTCAAGCAGACATTCAAACTCGATTACCCTACAATGACGCTGTCAAGCTCTAGCTTGATTAAAATGGTACCTGAAATATCCGCTATTTTCCAAGAGGTTAAGCCTGAAATCATCTACTCTTTGAACAGGTCTGACGCGCACTCTGATCATAGAGTTATTTTTGATGCTGTGATGGCCTGCACTAAATCATTCCGTTATCCATTTATTAAGCGTGTGCTTATGTATGAATGTATCTCTGAGACAGAGTTTGCTCCAGTGCTTCCAGAAAAAGCATTCTTGCCAAACTACTTCATAGATATTTCAGAGCACTTGGAGCAGAAGCTTGAGATTATGAAGATTTATGAGTCAGAGCTAGGCGAGCACCCTTTTCCTCGATCATTAGAAAATATAAAAGCACTGGCTCATTTTAGAGGGGCTAGTGTTGGAGTGCATTATGCGGAGGCTTTCCAGCTAATAAAATACATTGATAAATAA
- a CDS encoding Gfo/Idh/MocA family oxidoreductase, translating to METLIIGTGPMAVAYAEVLQDMKVTFSVVGRGQSSAEKFEQATGVSPVTGGIEMYIAEGNVAPNTQAIIATGTESLMKTLLLLLNAGVRKILVEKPAAISIEELIAHEEEIKSYASEIYIAYNRRYYTSVLEAEKLIEEDGGLMSMQFEFTEWAHRIEPLEKAAGVKENWFFANSTHVVDLAFFLAGKPEQWQAYAQAGNISWHSPSNFVGAGITEKGVLFSYAANWESAGRWSLELLTRKRRIYLKPLEGLNIQALGSISVEAYEFDDTIDKKYKPGVYKQVTAFVKNDTSRLVSYQEHVHNSKSIYSTMLK from the coding sequence ATGGAAACACTAATAATTGGGACAGGTCCTATGGCCGTAGCCTATGCCGAAGTATTGCAGGATATGAAAGTAACCTTCAGTGTAGTTGGCAGGGGGCAGAGTTCTGCAGAGAAGTTTGAGCAAGCAACAGGAGTCTCTCCTGTAACTGGCGGTATAGAGATGTACATTGCAGAAGGGAATGTTGCTCCTAATACGCAGGCTATAATCGCGACAGGTACAGAGTCTTTAATGAAGACACTATTGCTCTTGTTAAATGCGGGAGTTCGTAAAATATTGGTGGAAAAACCCGCAGCAATAAGTATTGAAGAGTTGATAGCGCACGAAGAAGAAATTAAAAGTTATGCTAGTGAAATTTACATAGCATACAATAGGAGGTACTATACATCGGTGTTGGAAGCAGAAAAGCTTATAGAGGAAGATGGAGGGCTTATGAGCATGCAGTTTGAGTTTACGGAATGGGCTCACCGGATTGAACCACTTGAGAAAGCTGCTGGTGTGAAAGAGAATTGGTTCTTTGCAAACTCTACTCATGTAGTTGACCTGGCGTTCTTTCTGGCAGGCAAACCTGAGCAATGGCAAGCTTACGCGCAGGCAGGTAACATCTCGTGGCATTCTCCATCTAACTTTGTTGGAGCAGGAATAACTGAAAAAGGGGTGCTATTCTCCTATGCAGCCAATTGGGAAAGCGCAGGTAGGTGGTCACTAGAGCTGCTGACACGCAAAAGAAGAATTTACCTTAAACCTTTAGAGGGGCTTAATATACAAGCGTTGGGGAGTATTTCTGTTGAGGCTTATGAATTTGATGATACTATCGATAAAAAATATAAGCCTGGAGTATATAAGCAGGTAACAGCTTTTGTGAAAAACGATACATCAAGATTAGTATCTTATCAGGAGCACGTTCATAATTCAAAAAGTATTTACAGTACAATGTTAAAATAA
- a CDS encoding acylneuraminate cytidylyltransferase family protein — protein sequence MKILYLIPARGGSKGLPGKNIKLLNEKPLILYTVDAARGVSEDLNICVSTDDLQIAEVVRAYGLSVPFIRPPELSTDSATSEQVLMHALAFYESLGNVYDYIVLLQPTSPLRTASHLKEAMGLINDTTEIIVSVKETDANPYYVLFEEGVDGYLESSKEGKFTRRQDCPTVYELNGAIYIIKVSKFKEVGLSGLKKQKYLMNKASSVDIDDLVDFNLAELLIKDLK from the coding sequence ATGAAAATTTTGTACCTAATACCTGCAAGAGGAGGATCTAAAGGGTTGCCAGGTAAAAATATTAAGCTTCTCAACGAGAAACCTCTCATTTTATACACTGTAGATGCAGCAAGAGGAGTAAGTGAAGATTTAAATATATGTGTTTCTACAGATGATCTACAAATAGCAGAAGTAGTTCGTGCGTACGGATTGTCAGTGCCTTTTATCAGGCCTCCAGAGTTAAGCACAGATAGCGCAACTTCTGAGCAGGTCCTGATGCATGCCCTTGCTTTTTATGAAAGTTTGGGTAATGTGTACGATTATATAGTCCTGCTACAGCCAACCTCACCTCTTAGGACTGCAAGCCATCTCAAAGAAGCAATGGGCTTGATAAATGATACAACAGAAATAATAGTTTCGGTTAAAGAAACAGATGCAAACCCATATTATGTTCTATTTGAGGAAGGGGTTGATGGTTATCTCGAGAGTTCAAAAGAGGGAAAATTCACGAGAAGACAAGACTGTCCAACGGTATATGAGCTGAACGGAGCGATCTATATTATAAAAGTCTCAAAATTTAAAGAAGTAGGGCTATCAGGACTAAAGAAACAAAAATATTTAATGAATAAAGCTTCTTCTGTTGACATCGATGATCTGGTAGATTTTAACCTAGCAGAGCTACTCATTAAGGATCTCAAATAA
- a CDS encoding GNAT family N-acetyltransferase: MEVTDYKIGDEPKILELFKLAFNQEMSVEYWRWRFLNNPVSKPMIKLMWDGETLAGHYAVSPVELIVNGDVSLTSLSMTTMTHPDYAGRGIFTTLAESLYKTIQEKFNVTAVWGFPNRNSHYGFIKNLKWKDLAAIPTLKLEVESFRRGSDENIEVIENFTTSHYSSFLSNLRKDVVSVNRTKEYLEWRYVNNPSNKYIIFEVDVEDERYYAVAKTFLTSTSLDKVTEIDIVELCVPTDVELIRSLVSKVLSYYEAKNTTMITSVNLWLSQNDPKYIMAEKLGFTMEKPITYFGIRSLESKEKHFETIHNWQFSMGDSDIY, from the coding sequence ATGGAAGTTACTGATTACAAAATAGGTGATGAGCCTAAAATTCTGGAATTATTCAAACTCGCCTTTAATCAGGAGATGTCAGTCGAATACTGGAGGTGGCGGTTTTTGAATAATCCTGTTAGCAAACCTATGATTAAGCTCATGTGGGATGGTGAAACGCTTGCTGGACATTATGCGGTTTCCCCTGTAGAGCTTATTGTGAATGGAGATGTAAGCTTGACTTCACTCTCTATGACAACCATGACACATCCAGACTATGCGGGAAGAGGTATATTTACAACTTTAGCAGAAAGCCTTTATAAGACAATACAGGAGAAATTTAATGTGACTGCTGTATGGGGTTTTCCTAATAGGAACTCTCATTATGGATTCATAAAAAATTTAAAATGGAAAGATCTTGCTGCTATACCAACATTGAAACTTGAAGTAGAAAGTTTTAGGAGAGGAAGTGATGAAAATATAGAAGTAATAGAAAATTTTACTACTTCACACTACAGTAGTTTTTTGTCCAATCTGAGGAAAGACGTAGTATCAGTAAATAGGACAAAAGAATATTTAGAGTGGAGGTACGTTAACAATCCATCCAATAAATATATAATTTTCGAAGTTGATGTTGAAGATGAAAGGTACTATGCTGTAGCAAAAACTTTTTTAACCTCCACTAGCTTAGATAAAGTTACTGAAATTGACATTGTTGAACTCTGTGTGCCTACTGATGTAGAACTAATAAGAAGTTTAGTATCTAAAGTTCTTAGCTACTATGAAGCTAAGAATACAACAATGATTACTTCAGTTAATCTTTGGCTGTCTCAAAATGACCCTAAGTATATTATGGCTGAGAAATTAGGCTTTACTATGGAAAAACCTATTACATACTTTGGAATTAGAAGCTTAGAGTCGAAAGAAAAGCATTTTGAAACGATCCATAACTGGCAATTTTCTATGGGGGATTCAGATATATATTAA
- a CDS encoding ABC transporter ATP-binding protein, producing the protein MNKLKIIIQKYFGSFTYFHKHLGYRIFVSLGLSLLVGVLDGFGLAMFIPLLQMVGGEGENVNPEQMGNLAFLVEGLEALGILLTLQTVLVILLTFFTLKGVVKFFEGYYKVILQQIFIRKIRFSNIDLLSGYSYNSFVDSDAGRIQNTISGEVERVMQAYRSYFSAFQNGALVAVYMVLAFMSNAQFALLVMFGGALTNIVFDRFYKSTKVQSKLLTKESHAFQGLLIQKVANFKYLKASGLVRVFSEKLKNSINYIEETQRRLGFLAAVLVAMREPVIMLVVVSVILIQMKVLGGSLGLIILSLLFFYRALTFLMAVQTHWNTFLSVSGSLDNMTEFTGDLAAHQESNGSIELRSFENKIELNDLDFFYKQEHVLKNISLIIKKNETVAIVGESGSGKTTLMNILCGLLRVKYGMYHIDGTDVNGLNMATLQKRIGYITQEPVIFNDTIFNNVTFWDKPNESNIGRFENALKLAAIFDFVMEQPEKLNAPLGHNGVMISGGQKQRLSIARELYKEVDFLFLDEATSALDSETEKSIQENISLLKGKYTIIIIAHRLSTVKDADKIIYLKDGTVESIGTFDELRQSSTKFNSLVEMNSL; encoded by the coding sequence GTGAACAAGTTGAAAATAATAATACAAAAGTACTTCGGTAGCTTCACTTACTTCCATAAGCATTTAGGCTATAGAATTTTTGTTTCTTTAGGGTTAAGCCTTTTAGTAGGAGTCTTAGATGGATTTGGCTTAGCAATGTTTATTCCGCTACTACAGATGGTTGGTGGAGAAGGAGAAAATGTTAATCCTGAACAAATGGGCAATTTGGCTTTTCTAGTGGAAGGGTTAGAGGCATTAGGTATTCTCCTCACATTACAGACTGTCTTAGTAATACTATTAACTTTCTTCACGCTAAAGGGAGTGGTGAAATTTTTTGAAGGTTACTATAAAGTAATCTTACAACAGATATTTATTAGGAAAATCAGGTTCTCTAATATTGATTTACTTTCTGGATACAGTTATAACTCATTCGTTGACAGTGATGCAGGAAGAATTCAGAACACAATAAGCGGTGAAGTTGAGAGGGTAATGCAAGCTTACCGATCATATTTTAGTGCATTTCAGAATGGAGCGCTGGTAGCAGTATATATGGTGTTGGCTTTTATGTCAAATGCCCAGTTTGCGCTTTTAGTTATGTTTGGAGGGGCGCTTACTAATATAGTGTTTGACAGATTCTATAAAAGTACTAAGGTTCAGTCTAAGCTTTTAACTAAAGAATCGCATGCTTTTCAGGGACTCTTGATTCAAAAAGTAGCTAACTTTAAATATTTGAAAGCATCGGGCTTAGTCAGAGTCTTCAGTGAAAAGCTAAAGAATTCGATAAACTATATAGAAGAGACTCAAAGAAGGCTTGGATTTTTGGCTGCTGTGCTTGTTGCTATGCGTGAGCCAGTTATAATGCTCGTTGTAGTTTCAGTTATACTTATCCAGATGAAGGTTCTAGGAGGTAGCTTAGGTTTGATTATTTTAAGCTTGCTCTTTTTTTACCGTGCCTTAACTTTTCTTATGGCAGTACAAACTCACTGGAATACTTTCTTGTCTGTTTCAGGATCTCTGGATAACATGACTGAATTCACGGGTGATTTAGCTGCTCATCAGGAGAGTAATGGAAGTATTGAATTACGTTCATTTGAAAATAAAATAGAGCTAAATGATTTAGATTTCTTTTACAAGCAGGAGCATGTGTTAAAAAATATTTCATTGATTATCAAAAAGAATGAAACAGTAGCAATAGTAGGGGAAAGTGGCTCCGGCAAAACTACATTAATGAATATTCTGTGCGGTTTGCTGAGAGTAAAATATGGAATGTATCATATTGACGGTACAGATGTAAATGGACTTAATATGGCTACTCTTCAGAAAAGAATAGGATACATTACTCAGGAGCCAGTTATATTTAATGATACAATTTTTAATAATGTAACTTTTTGGGATAAACCAAATGAATCTAACATTGGCCGATTTGAGAATGCTTTGAAGTTGGCAGCAATATTTGATTTTGTAATGGAACAGCCTGAAAAGCTTAATGCACCGCTAGGACATAACGGAGTAATGATAAGCGGAGGACAAAAGCAGAGGCTATCTATAGCACGGGAGTTATATAAAGAGGTGGATTTTCTGTTTCTAGATGAGGCGACTTCTGCATTAGACTCAGAAACTGAGAAAAGTATACAAGAAAATATTAGTTTGCTAAAAGGAAAGTATACGATAATAATAATTGCTCATAGATTATCAACTGTTAAGGATGCTGATAAAATTATATATCTTAAAGATGGGACAGTAGAGAGTATAGGTACATTTGATGAACTAAGACAGTCCTCAACTAAGTTCAATAGCCTTGTTGAAATGAATAGTTTATAG
- a CDS encoding SGNH/GDSL hydrolase family protein produces MELSKNRILCVGDSLGLPRDDVKFEDTWYYKLVESFPDFFVIPQFVRGINTDALVSPTRGDYLELYTPNIVILQIGIVDCAPRFLKRDSIFVRAINVFPKSLSSKIWILISKYGRRKAIHADVSPAKFEANLRNYFDRCATLKVGGVFVIKIAQPSQNMIIKNPRITEQVKIYNSVFERLKNEYEFISLIDPLQSGENNLFLKDGYHLNAEGNKNVFEYIYSNIVYISNV; encoded by the coding sequence TTGGAACTGAGTAAAAATAGAATTTTATGTGTTGGGGATTCTCTTGGTCTGCCACGAGATGACGTGAAATTTGAAGACACCTGGTACTATAAGCTAGTGGAATCTTTTCCTGATTTTTTCGTTATCCCGCAATTTGTCAGGGGCATAAACACAGATGCGCTAGTGAGCCCTACCAGAGGTGACTACTTAGAACTATATACTCCTAACATAGTCATACTTCAAATAGGCATTGTAGACTGTGCTCCCCGGTTTTTAAAGAGGGATTCAATATTTGTTAGAGCCATAAATGTGTTCCCAAAATCCTTATCTTCTAAGATATGGATTTTAATTAGTAAATATGGTAGAAGAAAAGCTATACATGCAGATGTATCGCCTGCCAAATTTGAAGCAAACCTGCGTAATTATTTTGATAGATGTGCTACACTGAAAGTAGGTGGAGTATTTGTCATCAAGATAGCTCAGCCTAGCCAAAACATGATAATTAAGAATCCTAGAATAACTGAGCAGGTCAAGATCTACAATTCGGTTTTTGAAAGACTTAAAAATGAATATGAATTTATTTCCTTGATTGATCCTTTACAATCAGGTGAGAATAATCTTTTCCTAAAGGATGGATACCATTTGAATGCAGAAGGGAATAAAAATGTATTTGAATATATATATTCTAATATAGTTTATATTTCTAATGTATGA